The following are encoded together in the Myxococcales bacterium genome:
- a CDS encoding TatD family hydrolase gives MSTTHVSPLIDIGVNLGHRSFARDRSAVLARARAAGVVQQVVTGTSTEGSRSAVGLAREHPGLLFATAGIHPHSASELNASSIATLRELREREASPVVAIGECGLDYDRDFSPRPVQRRCFAAQLALAAELALPVFLHEREAHEDFAAILREHRASLTGAVLHCFTGGRAQLGAYLELGCHIGITGWIADERRGAALRETVPAIPAGRLMLETDAPFLLPRSAPKSVGRRNEPAFLPLVLAAVAAVTGRDARELALDTTRTAQRFFGLPAATLEMATAAGEL, from the coding sequence ATGAGCACCACGCACGTCTCACCGTTGATCGACATCGGCGTGAACCTCGGTCACCGGAGCTTCGCTCGCGATCGGTCGGCCGTCCTGGCTCGAGCCCGCGCTGCGGGCGTCGTGCAACAGGTCGTGACGGGAACGAGCACGGAGGGCAGCCGCTCCGCCGTCGGGCTCGCACGGGAGCATCCGGGTTTGCTGTTCGCGACGGCTGGTATCCACCCCCACTCTGCGAGTGAGCTGAATGCGTCGTCCATCGCGACGCTGCGGGAGCTCCGAGAGCGCGAGGCCTCCCCGGTGGTCGCGATTGGAGAGTGCGGGCTCGACTATGACCGCGACTTCTCCCCGCGCCCCGTGCAGCGAAGGTGTTTTGCGGCGCAGCTGGCCCTGGCCGCGGAGCTCGCGCTGCCGGTGTTCCTGCACGAGCGGGAGGCCCACGAGGACTTTGCTGCGATCTTGCGCGAGCACCGCGCCTCACTGACCGGCGCGGTGCTGCATTGTTTCACCGGTGGCCGCGCTCAGCTCGGTGCGTACCTGGAGCTCGGCTGCCACATTGGCATCACCGGTTGGATTGCCGACGAACGTCGCGGAGCTGCGCTGAGAGAAACGGTCCCGGCGATCCCGGCGGGGCGTTTGATGCTGGAGACCGACGCCCCCTTCCTCTTGCCGCGGAGCGCACCGAAGAGTGTGGGACGTCGCAATGAGCCAGCCTTCTTGCCGCTGGTCCTCGCAGCGGTGGCAGCGGTCACCGGGCGCGACGCGCGCGAGCTCGCGCTGGACACCACGCGAACAGCGCAGCGGTTTTTCGGACTGCCCGCTGCCACTCTCGAGATGGCGACGGCGGCGGGGGAACTCTGA